One segment of Yersinia kristensenii DNA contains the following:
- a CDS encoding aldolase/citrate lyase family protein produces MKPEMRNRMRRSMLFVPGANAAMVSNAFIYQADALMFDLEDSVILREKDAARRLVYHALQHPLYQDVETIVRVNALDSAYGLADLDAVVRGGADIVRLPKTDNAKDVEDMAREISRIESECGREVGSTGLLAAIESAQGITQALAIAQASPRLMGIALGAEDYVRNLRTERSPEGIELLFARCSILQAARAVGIQAFDTVYSDANNEAGFLQEAALIKQLGFDGKSLINPRQIELLHNLYAPTEKEVRHAQAVVDAAAAAEAEGRGVVSLNGKMVDSPVIERARLVLQRAVSGLREE; encoded by the coding sequence ATGAAACCTGAAATGAGAAACAGAATGCGCCGCAGCATGTTATTTGTGCCCGGTGCCAATGCCGCCATGGTCAGTAATGCCTTTATTTATCAGGCAGATGCACTGATGTTTGACCTCGAAGACTCGGTTATTCTGCGCGAAAAAGATGCCGCTCGTCGTTTGGTCTATCACGCCTTGCAACATCCGCTTTATCAAGATGTAGAAACCATTGTGCGGGTCAATGCATTGGACTCAGCTTATGGCCTGGCTGATTTAGACGCCGTGGTGCGCGGGGGCGCGGATATTGTGCGCTTGCCGAAAACTGATAATGCAAAAGATGTCGAAGATATGGCGCGCGAAATCAGCCGTATTGAGTCGGAATGTGGCCGCGAAGTGGGCAGCACCGGCCTATTGGCGGCGATTGAATCGGCGCAGGGTATCACTCAGGCGCTGGCTATTGCACAGGCGTCACCGCGCTTAATGGGCATTGCGCTGGGGGCTGAGGATTATGTCCGCAACTTGCGCACCGAGCGCTCTCCCGAAGGTATTGAGCTGCTGTTTGCCCGCTGTTCAATTTTGCAGGCCGCCCGTGCCGTCGGGATTCAGGCTTTTGACACCGTGTATTCCGATGCCAATAACGAAGCTGGTTTCTTGCAGGAAGCGGCGCTTATCAAACAATTGGGTTTTGATGGCAAGTCATTGATAAACCCCCGCCAAATCGAGCTATTGCACAACCTTTATGCCCCAACCGAGAAAGAAGTCCGCCATGCGCAGGCGGTGGTCGATGCCGCGGCTGCGGCCGAAGCGGAAGGGCGCGGTGTAGTTTCTCTGAACGGCAAGATGGTGGACAGCCCGGTGATTGAACGGGCGCGGTTGGTTTTGCAACGTGCGGTCAGCGGCCTGCGTGAGGAATAA
- the citG gene encoding triphosphoribosyl-dephospho-CoA synthase CitG, which translates to MPQLQRTDNMAVSSPVVWADGDFSEKYGALAYQAMLAEVNLTPKPGLVDRVNCGAHQDMTLQDFYHSADAIAPWLPRFIEHGIRHSHLHGQTALTNLRPLGLACENSMFLATGGVNTHKGSVFSLGLICCALGRLKARAALISAETLCQEVASLCCGLTERELRQSNPQQTAGQRLFYQQGLTGARGEAESGFATVLTHALPAYRRLLADGAQPDHALLHTLLILMSVNRDTNVVSRGGMAGLQWLQQQAEELLASLSAAGVGDPVSQLRLRTFDAQCIARNLSPGGSADLLILTWFLAQFPHHLPHKNNNVVIEPLTAIGSVTATGVSLC; encoded by the coding sequence ATGCCACAACTGCAACGCACTGACAACATGGCGGTTTCGTCGCCGGTTGTTTGGGCTGACGGTGACTTTAGCGAAAAGTATGGCGCTTTGGCTTATCAGGCGATGTTAGCTGAAGTCAATCTGACACCTAAGCCCGGTTTAGTCGATCGTGTTAATTGTGGTGCCCATCAGGACATGACGCTGCAAGATTTTTATCACAGCGCTGATGCTATTGCGCCGTGGCTACCGCGTTTTATTGAGCACGGCATCCGCCACAGCCACTTGCACGGGCAGACGGCCCTGACCAACCTGCGGCCCTTAGGGTTGGCGTGTGAAAACAGCATGTTTTTAGCCACCGGAGGGGTCAATACCCATAAAGGCAGCGTTTTCTCTCTGGGGCTCATTTGCTGTGCGCTGGGGCGGTTGAAAGCGCGTGCGGCCCTGATAAGTGCGGAAACGCTATGTCAGGAGGTCGCCAGCTTATGCTGTGGGCTGACTGAGCGCGAACTGCGCCAATCAAATCCACAACAAACCGCCGGGCAGCGCCTGTTTTATCAACAGGGTTTGACGGGTGCGCGTGGTGAAGCGGAATCCGGCTTTGCAACCGTATTAACCCATGCTTTACCCGCGTACCGGCGCTTACTTGCGGACGGGGCGCAACCTGACCATGCCTTATTGCACACCTTGCTGATTTTGATGTCCGTTAATCGCGATACCAATGTGGTCTCTCGTGGCGGTATGGCGGGGCTGCAATGGCTGCAACAACAGGCGGAAGAGCTACTGGCCTCACTCTCAGCGGCAGGAGTGGGCGACCCGGTTAGCCAATTGAGGCTGCGAACGTTTGACGCCCAATGTATCGCCCGCAACCTTAGCCCTGGCGGCAGTGCTGACCTGCTGATCCTGACCTGGTTTCTGGCGCAATTCCCCCATCATCTCCCTCACAAAAATAATAACGTTGTTATTGAACCACTCACCGCTATTGGATCAGTAACCGCTACAGGAGTCTCTCTATGTTGA
- the citD gene encoding citrate lyase acyl carrier protein produces MKIMREAVAGTLESSDVMVRIAPLTPPEIDLQIHSSVDKQFGDAIRYSVLALLEQYRVTGVQLIIDDKGALDCVLQARLETALLRACDEKILPWRAH; encoded by the coding sequence ATGAAAATTATGAGAGAGGCCGTCGCCGGAACATTGGAGTCGAGCGACGTTATGGTGCGCATCGCGCCATTAACCCCCCCCGAAATAGATCTGCAAATACATAGCAGTGTAGACAAACAGTTCGGTGACGCCATTCGCTACAGCGTATTGGCGTTGCTGGAACAGTATCGGGTGACCGGGGTGCAACTGATTATTGATGACAAAGGCGCACTGGATTGCGTTTTGCAGGCACGGCTGGAAACCGCATTGCTGAGAGCCTGCGATGAAAAAATTCTGCCATGGAGAGCGCATTGA
- the citC gene encoding [citrate (pro-3S)-lyase] ligase, whose amino-acid sequence MDTVFSRVNRSDHQQIAEITRFLRANDLNIDTTVEVFITVSRNEKLVACGGIAGNIIKCVAISEQVRGEGLALTLATELVNLAYERHHSHLFIYTKTKNESLFKACGFYPIASVPGIVVLMENSDCRLSRYAKQLSQLRQPGQKIGSIVMNANPFTRGHQYLVRQAAAQCDWLHLFLVKEDNSRFPYEDRLQLVLEGTQDIANLTVHPGSEYMISRATFPCYFIKDQGVADDCYTEIDLKIFRQYLAPALGVTHRFVGTEPFCTVTAKYNHDMGLWLETPSLPFPPISLVEIERLKYHNTAISASWVRKLLAQGDGETIRKLVPTATCHYLQRLLAQRAKKATSPEKSATLVKS is encoded by the coding sequence ATGGATACGGTATTTAGTCGAGTTAATCGTTCAGACCATCAGCAGATTGCAGAAATAACACGCTTCTTACGTGCGAATGATCTGAATATAGACACCACCGTTGAGGTGTTTATTACCGTAAGCCGTAATGAAAAGCTGGTGGCCTGTGGTGGTATTGCCGGCAATATTATCAAATGTGTGGCCATCAGCGAGCAGGTGAGGGGCGAAGGGTTGGCGCTGACACTGGCAACAGAGCTGGTAAATCTGGCCTATGAGCGCCATCACAGCCATTTGTTTATTTATACCAAAACTAAAAACGAGAGCTTATTTAAAGCTTGTGGTTTTTATCCTATTGCCAGTGTCCCCGGTATTGTGGTGCTGATGGAGAATAGCGACTGCCGTTTGTCGCGCTACGCTAAACAATTAAGTCAATTACGCCAGCCAGGGCAGAAAATCGGCAGCATCGTCATGAATGCCAACCCCTTTACTCGTGGGCATCAATATTTGGTGCGACAGGCTGCCGCTCAGTGTGATTGGCTACATCTGTTTTTGGTGAAAGAAGATAATTCGCGTTTTCCGTATGAAGACCGGCTGCAATTAGTGCTCGAAGGCACACAAGATATTGCCAATCTTACTGTACACCCCGGCTCGGAATATATGATTTCCCGCGCGACTTTTCCTTGTTATTTCATTAAAGACCAAGGTGTCGCGGATGACTGTTATACCGAAATCGATCTGAAAATATTCCGCCAATACCTGGCCCCGGCACTGGGTGTTACTCACCGCTTTGTCGGTACGGAACCGTTTTGTACTGTCACCGCCAAATATAACCACGACATGGGCTTGTGGCTGGAAACGCCATCATTGCCATTCCCCCCGATTTCGCTGGTGGAAATTGAGCGCCTTAAATATCACAACACCGCTATTTCCGCCTCATGGGTGCGCAAATTACTGGCACAGGGAGACGGCGAAACTATTCGCAAATTAGTCCCCACCGCCACCTGCCATTACTTACAACGTTTGCTGGCTCAGCGCGCGAAAAAGGCAACTAGCCCAGAGAAAAGTGCCACGTTAGTAAAGAGTTAA
- the citF gene encoding citrate lyase subunit alpha: MNRQQRVESLSHCQDNSPTYHLYQNTSKANLQAQKPRNVKMCDSLENVIRRSGLQDGMTISFHHAFRAGDLTLNLVMNAIAGMGFKNLRLASSSLSECHSPLVEHIRNGVVSEIYTSGLRGPLAEEISRGLLAKPVQVHSHGGRVSLIESGELSIDVAFIGVPACDEFGNTNGFSGNACCGSLGYARVDAEYADCVVLLTEALVAYPHHPASITQDQVDLIVQVEQVGDADKIGADSTRMTSNPRELLIARRAAEVIAGSGYFVEGFSLQTGTGGASLAVTRFLEDKMLRRNITAGFALGGITSTMVDLHEKGLITKLLDVQSFDKQAASSLARNPRHIEISANQYANFSSKGASVDRLDVVVLSALEIDTGFNVNVLTGSDGVLRGASGGHCDTAVAARLSIIVAPLVRGRIPTLVKAVTTCVTPGSSVDILVTDHGIAVNPARPELAERLQQAGLPVVAIDWLYQRALILTGEPQPIKFTDRVVAVVRYRDGSVIDVVHQIQE, encoded by the coding sequence ATGAATAGGCAACAACGAGTTGAAAGCTTAAGTCACTGCCAGGATAACAGCCCGACATATCACTTGTATCAAAACACCTCTAAAGCGAATTTACAGGCGCAGAAACCGCGCAATGTCAAGATGTGTGATTCATTGGAAAATGTCATCCGCCGCAGCGGGTTGCAAGACGGCATGACCATTTCTTTCCACCATGCTTTCCGCGCGGGTGATTTGACCTTAAATCTGGTGATGAATGCCATTGCCGGCATGGGGTTCAAAAACTTGCGTTTGGCTTCCAGTTCCCTGAGTGAGTGCCATTCGCCGCTGGTTGAGCATATCCGTAATGGTGTGGTCAGCGAAATCTATACCTCGGGCCTGCGCGGGCCACTGGCGGAGGAGATATCCCGTGGGTTATTAGCTAAACCGGTGCAAGTTCACTCCCACGGTGGCCGCGTGAGTTTGATTGAGTCCGGCGAGCTGAGCATTGATGTCGCCTTTATTGGGGTACCGGCCTGTGATGAATTCGGTAATACCAATGGTTTCAGTGGCAATGCCTGTTGTGGCTCCTTGGGTTACGCCCGTGTTGATGCCGAATATGCTGATTGTGTGGTGCTGCTGACCGAAGCGCTGGTGGCCTATCCGCATCATCCGGCCAGCATTACCCAGGATCAAGTGGATTTAATTGTTCAGGTTGAGCAAGTGGGAGATGCCGACAAAATTGGTGCTGATAGCACCCGAATGACCTCTAATCCCCGCGAATTACTGATTGCTCGCCGTGCCGCCGAGGTGATTGCTGGCTCGGGCTATTTTGTCGAAGGTTTCTCTTTGCAGACCGGTACCGGCGGGGCATCACTGGCGGTCACTCGCTTCCTTGAGGACAAAATGCTACGCCGCAATATCACTGCCGGCTTTGCACTCGGTGGCATCACCTCAACCATGGTGGATTTGCACGAAAAAGGGCTGATTACCAAACTGCTGGATGTGCAAAGTTTTGATAAACAAGCGGCTTCTTCGTTGGCGCGTAACCCGCGTCATATCGAAATCAGTGCTAACCAATATGCGAATTTCAGCTCGAAAGGCGCGTCAGTCGATCGGCTGGATGTGGTGGTGCTCAGTGCGCTGGAAATTGACACCGGTTTTAACGTCAATGTGCTGACCGGTTCCGATGGTGTGTTGCGTGGGGCATCTGGTGGCCATTGTGATACGGCGGTGGCTGCCCGGCTGTCAATCATTGTCGCGCCATTGGTGCGCGGGCGTATTCCTACTTTGGTCAAGGCAGTGACCACCTGCGTAACGCCAGGCTCCAGTGTGGACATTTTAGTGACCGATCACGGTATTGCGGTGAATCCGGCACGACCAGAACTGGCGGAACGTTTGCAGCAAGCGGGGTTACCGGTAGTGGCCATCGACTGGCTCTATCAGCGCGCGCTGATTTTGACCGGCGAACCGCAACCGATCAAATTCACTGACCGGGTGGTAGCGGTGGTGCGCTATCGCGACGGTTCGGTGATTGATGTTGTTCATCAGATACAGGAGTAG
- the citX gene encoding citrate lyase holo-[acyl-carrier protein] synthase, translating into MNTLSPALAANRPISLPELLTSRESRQSRQQAWQTRYPVTLISLTLVAPGAVKDNPLTRKLFSLAWQAITALGQQQCWPILQQEVFPLPTGCEGLIAVDLPAEQVKDAALLLELKHPQGRLWDIDVLDVSGRILSRRDVGLAPRRCLLCHRPANVCARAQTHTLDELLAQMELMLNATTATH; encoded by the coding sequence ATGAATACACTTTCTCCCGCTTTAGCGGCTAACCGGCCCATTAGTTTACCTGAATTGCTGACCAGTCGTGAGTCCCGCCAGAGCCGACAACAAGCCTGGCAGACCCGCTACCCCGTCACATTAATTTCACTGACATTGGTGGCACCGGGAGCGGTCAAAGATAACCCATTGACGCGAAAGCTATTTTCACTAGCGTGGCAGGCGATCACGGCACTCGGCCAACAACAATGTTGGCCGATATTGCAGCAAGAGGTTTTCCCCCTGCCGACCGGTTGTGAGGGCTTGATCGCGGTTGATTTACCCGCCGAGCAAGTCAAAGACGCCGCGCTATTACTCGAGTTAAAGCATCCGCAGGGCCGGTTATGGGATATCGATGTGCTGGATGTTTCGGGGCGAATTTTGTCGCGCCGTGATGTGGGCTTAGCTCCACGCCGCTGCTTGCTATGCCATCGCCCAGCCAATGTTTGCGCCCGAGCGCAGACACATACGCTTGACGAATTATTGGCCCAGATGGAGTTGATGCTCAATGCCACAACTGCAACGCACTGA